The Vibrio quintilis DNA window GAGGTGGCAGCTGATCAGATTGATCTGATGCATCGGAATATTGAGTAAAGTGGCAGTCCGGCGGGTGATGTAACGGTGAGAAGTGCCGTGCATACCATAGCGCCGGATGCCATGTTGTTGATATAAGTGATAAGGCAAAGCATACAAATAAGCGGATTCCGGCATCGTCTGATGGAAGGCGGTGTCAAACACCGCCACATTGTGCATACCGGGAAATGCTTTGCGGGCGGCATGAATGCCGGTAATCGCCGCCGGGTTGTGTAAAGGGGCGAGGGTAGCGCAGCCTTCAATTCCTTTGAGCACCTCATCATCAATAAATACTGAATCGGTAAACTGCTCCCCGCCGTGAACCACACGGTGACCAATTGCGGAGATTTTCTCCGCAATGTCCCTGGCTGAGGAGAGAATGGTCTCTGCCATGAAAGTCAGTGCTTTCTCATGATCGGCGCAGTGACACAGCGGTGCGCTGTATTGACTGCCATCCAGTCGCCAACTGATACGTGCTTCCGGCAGGGACAGACATTCTGCCAGCCCTGTCAGATAAGACCTTCCGGATGTCGGATCAACCACAGCAAATTTAAGAGAAGAGCTTCCGCAGTTGAGAATAAGAACTAACTCAGCCATAACGAGACCACCTCATTATTATTATTTAAGAGAAGGGGATTTCCCCGGAGACCTGATTACATTGCTGCAACCAGAATATCGACAATCTGCCCGTGCGTTGCCGGTCTTGGATTCGTCAGTCCGCACGCATCTTCCAGCGCGTTTTCAGCCAGCAGGTCAAAATCGGTTTCTTTTACGCCCAGATCGGACAGACCAGCCGGGATATTGACGTCCTGAGACAGTTGACGAATCGCATCCAGTGCTGCCTGCGCTGCCTGCTCTGCGGTGTTCAGACCAGAGACGTCCACGCCCATTGCGGCGGCGACATCAGACAAACGCTCCGCAGAAACGTGGGCGTTGAATTGTTGTACGTGTGGCAGCAGTACCGCGTTACAGACACCGTGTGGCAGGTCATAAAAACCGCCCAGCTGGTGCGCGATAGCGTGTACGTAGCCTAAAGAAGCGTTATTAAATGCCATACCGGCCATAAACTGGGCATTGGCCATGTTTTCTCTGGCGTTCAGGTTATCGCCCTGATGAACGGCAGTGCGCAGGTTGTGATGAATCAGTTCAATCGCTTTGATTGCCAGCGCATCGGTGACGGGTGTTGCTGCGGTAGAAACGTAAGCTTCAATTGCGTGTGTAAGCGCATCCATCCCGGTGGCAGCGGTCAGCGAAGCCGGTTTACCCAGCATCAGTTCCGGATCATTGACTGACATCAGTGGCGTGACATGCTTGTCAACAATCGCCATTTTGATATGACGGGCTTCATCGGTGATGATGCAAAAGCGGGTCATTTCTGATGCTGTGCCGGCCGTGGTGTTAATCGCGATCAGCGGCAACTGAGGTTTGCCTGACTGGTCCACACCTTCATAGTCCGCAATCTGTCCGCCGTTGGTTGCCAGCAGTGCAATGCCTTTGGCACAGTCATGGGGGGAACCGCCACCCAGTGAAATGACACAGTCACACTCAGATTTCTGCAACAGTGCCAGACCATCTTTGACATTCTCTGTGGTTGGATTCGGTTTGGTTTGATCGTAAACCACCACTTCCAGACCGGCGTTCTCCAGCAGGGCCTGAATTTTTCCGACCACGCCAAGCTGGTTGAGGATGGCATCCGTGACGATCAGACTTCTTTTAAAGCCGGAGGATTTGATCTGATTCACTGCATCAGCCAGACAACCGGCACCCATAAGATTAACCGAAGGAATAAAAAACGCACTAGACATAATAAAACTCCAATAATTAAATAGTATTGATTATTTTTATATATACCCAAGCAACCTGAAGATGCAGGATTCAGCGTGCAGCCGAAAGGTGCAGTTCAAGGAAAGGGAATGCAGGAATGTACCCACCTTTCAAATTCACTTGACGCAGAAATGTGCCTTTCAGCTCACGCCCTGCGGGTGAGTTTGTCTGGCTCTGATACAGCGTTACTGATTTTCAACGTAGAATGACTATGTCTTCAAATCAGTGCCTTGTCTCAGAGCCAGACAAATCTCACTGAAACCTGCATCTTCAGGTTGCTTGGGTATATTCATATATAAACTGAACCTGCCTTATGGCTATTTTTATTTTTCTGGTTTTTATTCTTGTTGCTGCAAAAATAAATTATCAGTAATAAGCAAATCGCTGCTCTGAATATGTTTCTGAAATTATTTGAATATTAATAATTATATTAAACTTATTGTTTAAATAATGACTCAGACTATTATCATGGCTATTCGAAGAGCGACATATAGTACATATTTAAAAGCAGGATTTGCTTATATTTTTTGATTAATTAAGCGGCTTTGCTAACACAGCAATCAAAGTCATACACAACCTTCTTAATATTAATCAGATGCTCTGGTCCGACATTATCTGAAACTGAACTGCCACCGACGGCACCGCAGCCTAAGGTCAGTGAGGGAATCAGCTCCGTCGTTGCGCCAATCGCACCCAGTGCACTTGGTGTGTTGACCAGACAGCGTGAAACCGGCACCCGCAGAGAAAAATCCTGAATCACCTGATCATCATCGGAATGAATGGAAGCCGTATGGCCGCTGCCTTCATTTTCAAGCAGTTCCACACAACGGTCGATGGCGGCTTTGCTGTCTTTCTCGACATACAGTGCCAGAATCGGTGTTAGTTTTTCCCGTGAATAAGGGTTGGTTTTGGAGACAGAATACTGCTGTGAAACCAGAACCTTCACATCATCCGGCACGCTAAGACCGGCCATGTCTGCTACATAAGTCGCTGGTTTACCGACGATTTTCGGGTTCATGGTGCCATTTTCACGTAAAATGACTTTACTGAGCTGTTCTGATTCTTCAGCCGAAAGGATGTAACCGCCTTGCTGAGCGATTTCATTTTTCACCTGAGCTTCAATCGCCCGTTCAACCACCAGAGACTGTTCAGACGCACAGATCACACCGTTGTCGAACGTTTTACTCATCACGACTTTTTTGACGGCTTCTTTCACGTTGGCTGTTTTTTCGATGAACGCAGGGCAGTTACCAGGGCCGACACCAATCGCCGGATTACCTGAACTGTATGCCGCTCTGACCATGGCTTCGCCGCCGGTAGCAAGGATGAGCGCCGTATCCGGGTTGTGCATGATCTCTTGCGTGCCTTCCAGAGACAGCTGGGTCATACAACCGATAATGCCTTCCGGTGCACCTGCTGCAACGGCTGCTTCCAGCACGATACGGGTGGTTTCGAGAATACAGTTTTTCGCCGAAGGGTGCGGGGAAATCACAATACCGTTGCCGGATTTAACCGCAATCAGTGTTTTGTAAATCGTGGTTGAAGTCGGGTTGGTTGAAGGAATCAACGCACCCAGCACGCCCATTGGAACCGCGATGTCCAGTGTCCGGGTTTCTGTGTCTTTACGTAAAATTCCGACTGTTTTCTGATCTTTGATGTAACGGTATAAATCGTTGGTTGCAAAGTTATTTTTGGTTATTTTATCTTCAATGTTACCGAAACCAGTTTCGAAAACGGCCATTTTTGCCAACCGGGCTGATTCACGCTGAGCGGCTTCAACCATGCTGAGAACAATCGCATCGATTTTTTCCTGTGAGAAAGTTTTTAACTGGCTTTGGGCTGCTTTTGCTTTTTGAATCAGCGCGATTGCTTCTGCGACTGACTCGTTATGTTGGGTTTCACGTCTCATTGGAACCTCCAGGGTTGTTGTTTTATTCCCGCTCTGCCGGTACTTTCCGGTTGTGGGGATGTTCATATTTGAACGTTAAGGGTAATGAGCTCTCTATGGGGTAAAGAATATCAACAGGCGGGAAACACAACTAATTCAGCTTTTAAAAAAATAGCTCTTTTTTAAATTGGAGGCGGAAATAACCGTATCTGAGGTCACATTTTTGCTATGTTTTTAAATTTGCCGATACTTAAACCAGATGTGAGTCATTAAAAAACTGCTAAGTGGCTGATTATTCGTAATGACTGGATCAGGGAGAATAAAATAATTGATTGATGTGGTTGAATTAATTTGTTTTTATTATTTTCTGAGTATAAAAACGCCGGAATATAATGTTTCATATAAACCGGCGTTGTTTTTACTGAACAGAAGTCATCCGTTGAAATGATTATACTTCCGGTTCAGGATCTGGTACATCACAAATATCAACCTTCGGATAGTTTTGCCGTTTTTTCATTCCGGGGTTCATCGCTTTAATGCTAATCCCGGACAGAGAATAACCGTCATAGGAAAAATCTTCAGGGAGCAACTCCATCGCTTCCAGCTGTGCGTCGACGGCAGCCTGTATGGTTGCATCCAGGTCAGTGACCATACCTGTACAGGAGCCGAAGGCTAACATTTCGGTATCTACTTCATCCACGAGACAGGAGTAAGCAAACAGGCCATCAAATGTGCCTTCTGGTGCGTCAGCATCATATTTTACGACGTCTATTTCGATCTCAAGGTCATAAGTCATGGGTGGCTCTGCACCATCAGAGACAGTCACCATAAATTCGGCATCACCACCAAACTGGGTTTGATCGCCGCCATTTTCAAAGCTCCATGCGCCTGAAAGGGTGCCGCCGTCAAGCTCTGTAGCAATACAACCTTCAGGCAATATATCAGCCAGTGGATCCGGTGCTTTTTAACCGGCGATTGCGGTTGACCCGATAGTGATACCTATCGTTAAACCAGCCAGAACGATGGCTAAATATGACTTTTTCATATTGAACTCCTTGCGACGATTTCAGGAATACCAGAGTCTGGCCCTTGTTATTGAATGTTTACCCATTTGCGATCATCAGTTTGAGTGTAGGCGGGGCAGGCGGATTCGCAGGCAAATTTATATGATAATTAAGAATATACTTATCTATCAGTTTGTTATTTAAGTAACTGATAAATAGATATAAAAATACAAAATCAACAAAGAGAACAGCATGTAATTGAACTTGAATGACACAATGAAAAAGACAGAAAAGGGAAATCATGGTGGTTAACTGACTGAATTATCTATTTATAACTAAAACCAATAACCGTTCTGTTTGAAAGAACTAAAATATTGAGTTGTGACAACTGTAAACCTGTGTAAAGCGTCTGTATTCAGGTATCAACAATATTTAATAATATTATGGCTCAACATAATAAAATAAAGGTAATTCATAATGGAAAGTAATAGTCAAGACTCATATAACGGCCGGAGAAAGGTGCTGAAGTCGATTCTTTCAGTTGCAGTGGCTGCAATCGCAACCGGATGTGGCAGTGAAAGTACCACTGCTTCCGCGACGGGTGGTTCAGCTTCTTCAACAACCGACAGCTCAACAGACACTTCAACCGATAGCTCAACGGACAGCTCAACCGACAGCTCAACCGACAGCGGTTCAACCGGGAGTGACGCCGGCGGCTCGACAGATTCAACGGAGACCGTTGACTGGGCAACCGGTGGCACAAAAAATATGACGGCGGATTTCCCGGACGATAGTTTGTTTGAGAGCTCGGATAGCTGTCAGGTTTCCCTGACCGGTTCACTCACCGAAGGGCCGTGTTATTTTGACGGCGATTATCTGGAAGATATTTCAGATGCGCAGACAGGGTTGCCGATGATGCTGTGTTTACAGCTGATCGACCAGAACTGCGAGCCGTTATCCGGTTATGAAATTGAAGTGTGGCACTGTAACGTGGATGGCCTGTATTCCGGCGATACCAGTGGCAGCAGTGATACCGATGGTTTCAGCAGCGGTTTTTGTACCGACAATGACAGCGAAGCGCTGGCTTCCCGCTGGTTCCGTGGTATTCAGGTGACAGACAGCAGCGGCCGGGTGAATTTTAAATCCTGTTTTCCGGGCTGGTATTCCAGCCGGGTGATTCATATTCATTTCCGGGTGCGTCAGAACAACAGTGATGAAGTGGTTTCCCAGTTCACCTTTACCGACGATTTTTGTACGGAAATCTGTACTTCACACACCGACTACGCCAGCCGTGGCGCACCGGATACACTGATTGCTTCAGATACGGTATTCAGCAGCGGTGCCGATGGCTATATTTTCAATACGCAGCAGAATGACGATGGCTCACTGGTGGCTTATAAGCGTATCATCATCAGCTGAAATGAAGCGGATGATCATCAGTTAAAGTTAAGCGGGTCGGGGATATGGGTGTAAAAACCGGGGGAGGTTTTATGCCTGTATCCCGCTTAATTTTCTGTCTTTGAACGGCGGGATCTTTTTCTTCGTACTATTTTCTTCATACATACTGTCTTTGTATAAAAAAACAGGCCCCGGCAGGAGAGCGCCGAAGCCTTGTTTATATTATGGCGGTAAATGAAGATGAATCACATTAACTATTAAAGCCTAAACCATAAAAAAAATCTGTCTCAATAATGAGAATGAATAGGTTTTCAATCAAATAACAGAACAGATAACCAATTGATTGAAATGTGTTTTATGGCAATTTACCAGTTGTCAGTGCACTCTGTTTTATTTGTTTGCAGCCACTTTATGGATAAACGGCCCGTAAGCCTTGTCACCGCACCAGTAATTAATCGCATTGCGCACACCGCGGCTGGTGTAGCTTGCGCCGGAGATGCCATCCACCGAATGGTCATCCGTCGGGCGGCGGTGTTTGATCACGACCTGAAAGTCAGGCTCGTCATGGCTGAATACCTGCTTTCCGACAAATGAATGTGCCCACTGCGGTTTTTCGGTAATTGTAGCGCCCAGACCTGGTGTTTCTGCATGCTGATAAAAGCCGAGCCCGGCAATTTTCAGGGTATGAATATCCAGCGCCAGATAGCCGAAAACAATGGAAAACCGGCTCATGCCCCGGATGGGTAAGACGATCTTACTATATTGCCCGGCATCGTTTTTCACCAGATAAGCCAGCCCGGTATTTTCCCGCTGACGGATGCCGGCCGGGTCGTCTGCCTCATTCAGTGTCACCGACTGTGTTGGGTCGGCCAGTATTTTTTCCAGATCATAGTGCGCCAGCAACGGGGCATTGTTGACTTCCTGACCGGTGCGTAAATCAATCAGATGGGGTTCGAAATACTTTGCAGTCAGCGCAGACATGCTCATTTTTTTGTGGTCCAGCCCGGCGACCTGTACCAACACGAGCCGCTTATCCAGCCGGACAGTCGGATTGACGTGGTTCGCGATGGTTTTGACCAGTTCTGAACCTTTGGACTGATGATGTTTGCCTGCTTGTTCCTCAGGATCGGAACAGGCTGTCAGTATCATCAGGCTGCAAAGCATCGCGGCACAAACACGAAAATTCATGTCAAAATTCATGAGAACAGCCTTATTTTAAACGGTGAGGAACGACTTTCGCGATGATTTTAAATTCTCCCTGATTGGTATGAACTTTCATCGTCAGAAACTCACCCGTTTTCAGCGGATGTTGCGGTTTAAACATCATCAGATGGTGCGTATTCGGCGTCAGTGCCAGCTTTTTATGTGCCGGAACAGAAATCTCACTGACTTCATACATTTTCCGCTGACCGCCTTCAAATTTTGACTGATGCAGCATGGTCATGGCAAAGCCTTCACAACTGAAGCCATCAATTACCAGCTTTTTATCCGTATTGTTATAAATCGTCATTTTGGAGCCGGTGCCTTTCGCTCCCGGTTTGAGCTGAAAAATTACCGGGTTTTGAACTTCAATCTGTTGTTGCAGCGTCTGTTTTTCTGCCGCAGTGCTGACGGATGTCAGCGTGAGTGACAGCAGGAGAGTCATTAATGCACAAAGATAGGCTTTAAAATTCATCATTATTCCTGTTCATCCTTTATTTGTAAGTTTTCAGTTGATTGATTTTCTGATTCAGATCCATGTGTTCTGAGTAACCGATGTGCATCTCCCGCACCACGCCGTTTTGATCAATAAAGAAAGTGGTGGGGGTGACGGAGACCTGATAACGCTCTCTGGTGATATCCATCTGATCAAAACCGAGCGGAAAGGTCACGCCCAGGTCGTTGGCAAATGCGTTCAGGTCAACATGGTCCTTATCGATGCTGACCCCAATCACCGCGACATCATCCGGGCGGGCACTGACCACCTGCTGCCATTTTTTCATCATCACCAGACAGGCACCGCAGGTGGCAGACCAGAATTCCAGTATCATCGGTTTGCCCTGGTAGTCAGACAGATTCAGTGGCTTCTCCGCGGCGTCAAATACCGCCAGGTCGGGCGCGGGGGCATTGACGCTGACAAAGGCTTCTTTGCAGCCGGTAAGCTGGGTCAGCATCAGCAGGATCAGACCCAAACCAAACCCTTTACTGTGCCTGAGCATACTGCGCATCGGGACGCTCCTCACCAATCAGTTTGCCGTGTTGCAGGCGGATAATCCGATCGGTGTACTGACCGAGTGCCGGGTTATGTGTGACCATAATGATGGTCCGCTTCTGCTCATGCAGTTTGCGGAAAATATCCAGCACCATCTGTTCGTTCTCTTCATCCAGATTGCCGGTCGGCTCATCGGCAAACAGCACCGGACACTCGTTGACCAGCGCTCTGGCAATGCATACCCGTTGCTGCTCCCCGCCGGAGAGCTGGCTGGGCAGGTGATCTTTCCGGTGGCCGAGGCCAACCTGTTCCAGCACTGCTGCTGCCGCGTCGCGGTCGGTGACACTGTGATAATGCTGCGCCAGCATGACATTCTCCAGTGCCGTCAGATAAGGAATCAGGTGGAACTGCTGGAACAGCAGGCCGATTTTTTCGGCGCGGAATTCCCGGCGGCCGTCTTCATCGAGTTGAGCAGCGTCCTGACCGTCAAGCAACACCTGACCTTTGGTCGCGGTATCGAGACAGCTGAGAATATTCATCAGCGTGGTTTTACCCGAGCCGGAAGCGCCCATGATGGCGACAAATTCTCCGTAACGGATTGAGATATCAATGTTATCCAGCGCTTTGACCTGATCAAAATGCTTACAGAGTCCTCTGGTTTCAATCGCAAAAGCGGATGTGATATCAGCAGACATATTATTCTCCTTTCAAAACTTTAGCCGGATCAACGCGGATGGCTCTCAGGGTTGGCACCACAGCCGCCACCATAGCAGCGGCAAAAGAGAGCAGCGCGGTGATGAAAAAGACCGGCATCCGCAGGTCAATCGAAGCATGAAACACGGTTTGTCCCAGAATTTGTGCCAGCAGGTAACCCAGCAGCAACCCGGCAATCATCGCCGCCAGCGTCATGATCACGGTTTCCCGCAGAATCTGCCGGGTAATCGCTTTGTGAGATGCACCGAGCGCTTTTTGCAGGGCAAATTCATGACGCCGCTCAGCAATCATCGCGGTTAAGGTGGTATTCACACACAAGGTGGACAGGATCAGAATCACGAAGGCGACCACGCCCATCAGCAGCTTGATTTTATTCAGCACCCGGCCTTCGGAAGCCGAGACTTTGCGGATCGGGCGGATATTGAGCTGCGGATATTTGTCTTTCAGCACCGAGGCGAACTGTTGCACCTGCCCGGCATCATTATCGAGACTGAACATCGCATAGTTAATCTGCCCCGGCTTACCAAGCCATGACTGCACCACCGGCAGATTGACGATCAGATAATTGTCTTCTGCTTCCCCGGATTCGATAATCCCTTTAATCGTGAAGCTGTGTTTGGTGTTGTCTTTGATAATCTGAATGGCGGAACCCAGTTTCAGTTCGAGTTTTTTGGCCAGTTTGCTGCCGATCATCGCATTGCGCTCATCAAACGACACGCCGATCCATTCGCCTTTCACCTGCCAGTATGGTGCAAGTTTTTTCAGTTGGGAAAAGTCGATGCCCATCAGCACAATTTTCTCCAGATCGGATTGCGCCATGCCGTACAGATACGGGCTGGAAGCGACCAGACTGCCGGCCGGGGCCAGTGACACCATAGTTTGATAATCCCGCTCAGAAAAATAAGCGCTGTTTTCCGGCCCGGCAAAGAAGTTCGCGCCGTAGTTGCGCAGCTCGTGGCTCATTTTTTCGTTGATATCAAAATAGACGCCCGCCATCGCCGTGATGATGGCAGCCCCGACAGTCAGCGCCGCAAACACCACCAGCACCCGGCGCAGGCGCAGGCGCAGCGAACGCCACAGCAGCAAAGAATTCATAGAACGATTATTGACGGCCATATAACACCTCAACCGGATAAAGTGATGCGATGCGCCGGGAAGGGAAGTAAGTACCGACAACGGTAATCATCACAGAGATAACAAGCACGAGCGGGACGATAATCCAGTGGAAACCAACCGGTGAACCGAACAGTGCATAGCCCATGATGGCCGCCAGTCCCCAACCTGCAAGGCAGCCCAGCAACCCGCCAATCAGGCCGCAAATCACTGATTCAGCATAAAACAGCAGGTAAACCTGCCAGTTTTTCGCCCCCAGTGACTTCATCAGACCAATTTCTTTGGCCCGCTGTAAAATGGCGTTGGTCATCAGTGAGGCAATGCCCATCGCAGCAGCGATCAGTGCGGCCAGCGTGACGACAAACAACAGGCTCTGGATTTTGCGGATGACGATACCTTCAGACGCAGCCACCTGCCATAAGGGTTTGACCGTGGCGTTATTCATCGCACCTTCGAGCTGGAAAGAGATCGAAGAGACATAAGCGGTGCAGAACCACAGGTCATATTCGTCTGAATCGAGGGATTCGAGATCTTCGCGCGCTTTTTTAGACAAGGCATTCTCAGGCACGGTCAGCGCCGAGACTTTCACCGTATGCACCCGGCCCTGCAACCCCAGCAATTGCTGCCCGGCATGCAGCGGCATGATCACGGCATTTTCATCAGCCGAACCATTGGTCAGAATGCCGGTGATGATGAGTTGCACCCTTGCGCCGTTTTTGCCGGTTAAGGTGATGGTGTCACCGGCTGACCAGTGTTGCTTTTCAGCCAGTGTTTTACCCGCCAGCGCCTGCACTTTGCCATCTGTAGCCTGGCTGTCATCCGGCCATTGTCCATCGACATGCCAGTAGGTCGAAATCAGCCGGTTGCCGGTATGATAATCCGGATCGTCCGGGACGGCGATCGGCTGGTCAAAGAAGGTGCCGACGATATTGACCGACTGTCCCCTGATGTTTTTCGGATTTATGGGATTTGAGGCGTCTGTCCCTGTAAGGTTTGGGGTGTCTGTCCCTGGATTTGAGGCGTCTGTCCCTGCAAGGTTTGGGGCGTCTGTCCTTGTGGGATTTGAGGCGTCTGTCCCTGTAAGGTTTGGGGTGTCTGTCCCTGCAAGATTTGAGGTGCCTGTCCCTGTAATGTTTGGGGCGTCTGTCCCCGTAAGATTTGGGGTGCCTGTCCCCAGTGTGGCTTTTCCCCGGACAAAAGGCGCGAAACCGATAATGTTATTGCGCCAGAAGATGTCCATGATGTTCGGCAGCTCACGCTCATCGAGCAGGTCTTTTTTGTCCAGCACATCGGCCTGAGACATCAGCATCTCCGGCAGCTGAATCTGCCCCTGCGGGGCGATTTCGATATTGGCGCCGTAGCTTTTCATTTCCACCGACATCTTGTCACCGATGCTGATTGAAATCGCCAGCAGGGCGGAGATCAGCCCTGCTGCCAGAAAAACCGTGGTGGTGGCGAGGATTTTGCGTCCTGTGTCATGCGCCCAGGACTGGCGAAGCATGGTCAATAACATGATTACTCCCCGGTTGGATCGTCGACATATTTCCAGGGGTTTTCCCGGAAGGCTTCATAAGACTCAGCAGAGGTGAAGAAGTAAGTTTTTCCGCCAAACATATAAGTATGGTCCGCGCCGGTGTTACTCAGTTTTTCCCCATTGACCGGATCGGTGACGGTGATTTCGACGACATCACTGAAATACTTCAGGCCGGTTTCGAGGGTTTTCTTCGCGATCAGAATGTCGTTGCCTTTGCGTTGCCACTGCGGGATCGGAATCGGGTTACAACCTCCGGGTTTGCCAATCGACGGAATGAAAATGTGCACGCCACAGGCCAGACA harbors:
- the nqrC gene encoding NADH:ubiquinone reductase (Na(+)-transporting) subunit C, encoding MNFDMNFRVCAAMLCSLMILTACSDPEEQAGKHHQSKGSELVKTIANHVNPTVRLDKRLVLVQVAGLDHKKMSMSALTAKYFEPHLIDLRTGQEVNNAPLLAHYDLEKILADPTQSVTLNEADDPAGIRQRENTGLAYLVKNDAGQYSKIVLPIRGMSRFSIVFGYLALDIHTLKIAGLGFYQHAETPGLGATITEKPQWAHSFVGKQVFSHDEPDFQVVIKHRRPTDDHSVDGISGASYTSRGVRNAINYWCGDKAYGPFIHKVAANK
- a CDS encoding copper chaperone PCu(A)C, which produces MMNFKAYLCALMTLLLSLTLTSVSTAAEKQTLQQQIEVQNPVIFQLKPGAKGTGSKMTIYNNTDKKLVIDGFSCEGFAMTMLHQSKFEGGQRKMYEVSEISVPAHKKLALTPNTHHLMMFKPQHPLKTGEFLTMKVHTNQGEFKIIAKVVPHRLK
- a CDS encoding dioxygenase family protein — encoded protein: MESNSQDSYNGRRKVLKSILSVAVAAIATGCGSESTTASATGGSASSTTDSSTDTSTDSSTDSSTDSSTDSGSTGSDAGGSTDSTETVDWATGGTKNMTADFPDDSLFESSDSCQVSLTGSLTEGPCYFDGDYLEDISDAQTGLPMMLCLQLIDQNCEPLSGYEIEVWHCNVDGLYSGDTSGSSDTDGFSSGFCTDNDSEALASRWFRGIQVTDSSGRVNFKSCFPGWYSSRVIHIHFRVRQNNSDEVVSQFTFTDDFCTEICTSHTDYASRGAPDTLIASDTVFSSGADGYIFNTQQNDDGSLVAYKRIIIS
- a CDS encoding TlpA family protein disulfide reductase, translating into MRSMLRHSKGFGLGLILLMLTQLTGCKEAFVSVNAPAPDLAVFDAAEKPLNLSDYQGKPMILEFWSATCGACLVMMKKWQQVVSARPDDVAVIGVSIDKDHVDLNAFANDLGVTFPLGFDQMDITRERYQVSVTPTTFFIDQNGVVREMHIGYSEHMDLNQKINQLKTYK
- a CDS encoding ABC transporter ATP-binding protein — protein: MSADITSAFAIETRGLCKHFDQVKALDNIDISIRYGEFVAIMGASGSGKTTLMNILSCLDTATKGQVLLDGQDAAQLDEDGRREFRAEKIGLLFQQFHLIPYLTALENVMLAQHYHSVTDRDAAAAVLEQVGLGHRKDHLPSQLSGGEQQRVCIARALVNECPVLFADEPTGNLDEENEQMVLDIFRKLHEQKRTIIMVTHNPALGQYTDRIIRLQHGKLIGEERPDAQYAQAQ
- a CDS encoding ABC transporter permease, with amino-acid sequence MLLTMLRQSWAHDTGRKILATTTVFLAAGLISALLAISISIGDKMSVEMKSYGANIEIAPQGQIQLPEMLMSQADVLDKKDLLDERELPNIMDIFWRNNIIGFAPFVRGKATLGTGTPNLTGTDAPNITGTGTSNLAGTDTPNLTGTDASNPTRTDAPNLAGTDASNPGTDTPNLTGTDASNPINPKNIRGQSVNIVGTFFDQPIAVPDDPDYHTGNRLISTYWHVDGQWPDDSQATDGKVQALAGKTLAEKQHWSAGDTITLTGKNGARVQLIITGILTNGSADENAVIMPLHAGQQLLGLQGRVHTVKVSALTVPENALSKKAREDLESLDSDEYDLWFCTAYVSSISFQLEGAMNNATVKPLWQVAASEGIVIRKIQSLLFVVTLAALIAAAMGIASLMTNAILQRAKEIGLMKSLGAKNWQVYLLFYAESVICGLIGGLLGCLAGWGLAAIMGYALFGSPVGFHWIIVPLVLVISVMITVVGTYFPSRRIASLYPVEVLYGRQ
- the yiaY gene encoding L-threonine dehydrogenase, with amino-acid sequence MSSAFFIPSVNLMGAGCLADAVNQIKSSGFKRSLIVTDAILNQLGVVGKIQALLENAGLEVVVYDQTKPNPTTENVKDGLALLQKSECDCVISLGGGSPHDCAKGIALLATNGGQIADYEGVDQSGKPQLPLIAINTTAGTASEMTRFCIITDEARHIKMAIVDKHVTPLMSVNDPELMLGKPASLTAATGMDALTHAIEAYVSTAATPVTDALAIKAIELIHHNLRTAVHQGDNLNARENMANAQFMAGMAFNNASLGYVHAIAHQLGGFYDLPHGVCNAVLLPHVQQFNAHVSAERLSDVAAAMGVDVSGLNTAEQAAQAALDAIRQLSQDVNIPAGLSDLGVKETDFDLLAENALEDACGLTNPRPATHGQIVDILVAAM
- a CDS encoding acetaldehyde dehydrogenase (acetylating) — translated: MRRETQHNESVAEAIALIQKAKAAQSQLKTFSQEKIDAIVLSMVEAAQRESARLAKMAVFETGFGNIEDKITKNNFATNDLYRYIKDQKTVGILRKDTETRTLDIAVPMGVLGALIPSTNPTSTTIYKTLIAVKSGNGIVISPHPSAKNCILETTRIVLEAAVAAGAPEGIIGCMTQLSLEGTQEIMHNPDTALILATGGEAMVRAAYSSGNPAIGVGPGNCPAFIEKTANVKEAVKKVVMSKTFDNGVICASEQSLVVERAIEAQVKNEIAQQGGYILSAEESEQLSKVILRENGTMNPKIVGKPATYVADMAGLSVPDDVKVLVSQQYSVSKTNPYSREKLTPILALYVEKDSKAAIDRCVELLENEGSGHTASIHSDDDQVIQDFSLRVPVSRCLVNTPSALGAIGATTELIPSLTLGCGAVGGSSVSDNVGPEHLINIKKVVYDFDCCVSKAA
- a CDS encoding acetate kinase — protein: MAELVLILNCGSSSLKFAVVDPTSGRSYLTGLAECLSLPEARISWRLDGSQYSAPLCHCADHEKALTFMAETILSSARDIAEKISAIGHRVVHGGEQFTDSVFIDDEVLKGIEGCATLAPLHNPAAITGIHAARKAFPGMHNVAVFDTAFHQTMPESAYLYALPYHLYQQHGIRRYGMHGTSHRYITRRTATLLNIPMHQINLISCHLGNGASVCAVRQGCSVDTSMGLTPLEGLVMGTRCGDIDPAIIFHLHDSLGYSVEQINTMLTKESGLAGLTEETSDCRFVTDHYGNNEKATRAMDVFCHRLAKYIAGYITTLDSNPDAIVFTGGIGENAALIREKVIQRLTFLGMNVDKDVNSAAYGGAETMITTPGSRVQGWVIPTNEELVIAEDTARLATAEPTPATALF
- a CDS encoding ABC transporter permease yields the protein MAVNNRSMNSLLLWRSLRLRLRRVLVVFAALTVGAAIITAMAGVYFDINEKMSHELRNYGANFFAGPENSAYFSERDYQTMVSLAPAGSLVASSPYLYGMAQSDLEKIVLMGIDFSQLKKLAPYWQVKGEWIGVSFDERNAMIGSKLAKKLELKLGSAIQIIKDNTKHSFTIKGIIESGEAEDNYLIVNLPVVQSWLGKPGQINYAMFSLDNDAGQVQQFASVLKDKYPQLNIRPIRKVSASEGRVLNKIKLLMGVVAFVILILSTLCVNTTLTAMIAERRHEFALQKALGASHKAITRQILRETVIMTLAAMIAGLLLGYLLAQILGQTVFHASIDLRMPVFFITALLSFAAAMVAAVVPTLRAIRVDPAKVLKGE